A section of the Halopiger aswanensis genome encodes:
- a CDS encoding SRPBCC family protein has protein sequence MREVTASRVVDASPAELSARLDPPTIVEAEGSFTVESVHERDGATVVVAGGPGLQVPLRFEDRESELYYTQEGDGGPFSHLETWLDLEPVDGGSGTRVLLRSTVSLAVSLPFTDRIAAWKRRGELERALDHIATEFA, from the coding sequence ATGCGGGAGGTCACCGCGTCGCGCGTCGTCGACGCTTCGCCAGCAGAGCTGTCGGCGCGGCTCGATCCGCCGACGATCGTCGAGGCAGAGGGGAGTTTCACCGTCGAGTCCGTCCACGAGCGCGACGGCGCGACGGTCGTCGTCGCCGGCGGTCCCGGACTGCAGGTCCCGCTCCGATTCGAAGACCGCGAGAGCGAACTCTACTACACGCAGGAGGGCGACGGCGGCCCGTTTTCGCACCTCGAGACGTGGCTCGACCTTGAGCCAGTCGACGGAGGCTCGGGGACGCGCGTCCTGCTGCGCTCGACCGTCTCGCTCGCCGTCTCGCTGCCGTTTACCGACCGGATCGCTGCGTGGAAACGAAGGGGCGAACTCGAGCGCGCCCTCGACCACATCGCCACGGAGTTCGCCTGA
- a CDS encoding ArsA family ATPase produces the protein MSESTTTTRSEDATAVDDSTGTEFVFVGGKGGVGKTTVSSAYALECVEAGLETLIVSTDPAHSTADVFEQTFDDDPQPVEGYDGLSAMEIDPDQEVQEHLTDLKRQLNDQLSAGMVNEVDAQLEMAHQTPGAYEAALFDRFIEVMRNADPYDRVVFDTSPTGATLRLLALPDLLQGWIDRLMDKREHSIDLYEKAAIGNQAPRRVMDGDPILARLQARKERFEFAGEVLREQSSFYLVLNPDELSIRETQRSLAQLHDADLPVEGLVVNRLTPEPESHEEGRGATYLRQRVETERDRLERIDREFDVPVVATIETRVEEVRGSLLEEVAAELNVSVN, from the coding sequence ATGAGCGAGTCTACTACGACAACCCGATCCGAGGACGCGACTGCGGTCGATGATAGTACAGGGACCGAGTTCGTCTTCGTCGGCGGCAAGGGCGGCGTCGGCAAGACAACCGTCTCGAGCGCCTACGCCCTCGAATGCGTCGAGGCGGGACTCGAGACGCTGATCGTGTCGACGGACCCGGCCCACAGCACGGCCGACGTCTTCGAGCAGACGTTCGATGACGACCCGCAGCCGGTCGAGGGGTACGACGGGCTCTCCGCCATGGAGATCGACCCGGATCAGGAGGTCCAAGAGCACCTCACCGATCTCAAGCGCCAGCTAAACGACCAGCTGAGTGCGGGGATGGTCAACGAGGTCGACGCGCAACTCGAGATGGCCCACCAGACCCCCGGCGCGTACGAGGCGGCCCTGTTCGATCGGTTCATCGAGGTGATGCGCAACGCCGACCCCTATGATCGGGTCGTATTCGACACCTCGCCGACCGGGGCGACCCTGCGGCTGCTCGCGTTGCCGGACCTGCTTCAAGGGTGGATCGACCGGCTGATGGATAAACGCGAACACAGCATCGACCTCTACGAGAAGGCCGCGATCGGCAATCAGGCGCCCCGACGCGTGATGGACGGCGACCCGATCCTCGCACGCCTGCAGGCGCGGAAGGAACGGTTCGAGTTCGCCGGCGAGGTGCTGCGCGAGCAGTCGTCGTTCTACCTCGTGTTGAATCCCGACGAACTTTCGATCCGGGAAACCCAGCGCTCGCTCGCCCAACTGCACGACGCCGACCTCCCCGTCGAGGGACTCGTCGTCAACCGACTGACGCCGGAACCCGAGTCCCACGAGGAGGGGCGCGGCGCGACGTACCTCCGCCAGCGCGTCGAAACCGAGCGCGATCGCCTCGAGCGGATCGACCGGGAGTTCGACGTGCCGGTCGTCGCGACGATCGAAACCCGCGTCGAGGAGGTTCGAGGTAGCCTGCTCGAGGAGGTTGCTGCGGAACTTAACGTCTCAGTGAACTGA
- a CDS encoding carbon starvation CstA family protein, which produces MAGVIWIVALVLVLFSVAYIGYGRYLSQFVDLDDSRETPAHKYQDGQEYVPAKKPVLLGHHYSSIAGGAPIVGPITAALVWGWVPALLWVAIGNPLIGAVHDFVSLSSSLRHEGKSIGYIIGEYVGERGKNMLLWFAFLLTILVVAVFALVIGIVFDAYPQAATASLLYVGLAFVFGFWLYQLNLPFSVGTVVFVAGIFATVWVGIQYPIALFGEVGGFDNVTNTETIVLFGETAPSIIPELGFNANVGAWVLVMLVYGGLASVLPVWMLLQPRDYLSSFLLYSGVGGALLAVIVGTFVTTTSQPLEFQIDAWYGLFGSDNAAYELMPLFPLLFITIACGTISGFHSLVSSGTTAKQLDKETDARLIGYGGMLGEGLLAAVALCTIGVAGIAGAGGIGTALPNFATGGGVILTAFGIPETYGAPFMALVLASFLLTSMDTAVRLSRYMVEEIVGTPETAIEGYGANRYVNTTFVVGFAFVLLGTGSWEDLWLLFGGANQLLAALALLTGTVWLANWDRSKQLYSTGAPLALMAFITVCGLLWVAFYQVLYSRLLSGDPTVWTWIAGGGQIVINLTLLALALALLRIGYGNISSIRGIGDEPVAADGGDAERTDD; this is translated from the coding sequence ATGGCAGGAGTGATCTGGATCGTGGCACTGGTGCTGGTACTGTTTAGCGTCGCGTACATCGGGTACGGGCGTTACCTCTCGCAGTTCGTCGACCTAGACGACAGTCGAGAGACGCCAGCACACAAGTACCAAGACGGGCAGGAGTACGTACCGGCCAAGAAACCGGTCTTACTGGGGCATCACTATTCGAGTATCGCGGGCGGGGCGCCGATCGTCGGCCCGATCACGGCCGCGCTGGTCTGGGGTTGGGTTCCGGCGCTGCTGTGGGTCGCGATCGGGAACCCGCTGATCGGCGCGGTCCACGACTTCGTCTCGCTCTCGAGCAGCCTGCGACACGAGGGGAAGTCGATCGGCTACATCATCGGCGAGTACGTCGGGGAACGCGGCAAGAACATGCTGCTGTGGTTCGCGTTCCTGCTGACGATTCTCGTCGTCGCGGTGTTCGCGCTGGTCATCGGGATCGTGTTCGACGCCTATCCGCAGGCGGCGACGGCGAGCCTCCTCTACGTGGGGCTCGCGTTCGTGTTCGGGTTCTGGCTGTACCAGCTGAACCTGCCGTTCTCCGTCGGCACGGTCGTGTTCGTCGCCGGCATCTTCGCGACGGTGTGGGTCGGCATCCAGTACCCGATCGCACTGTTCGGCGAGGTCGGCGGCTTCGACAACGTGACCAACACCGAGACGATCGTGCTGTTCGGCGAGACTGCGCCGTCGATCATCCCCGAACTCGGCTTCAACGCGAACGTCGGGGCGTGGGTGCTGGTGATGCTCGTCTACGGCGGGCTCGCGAGCGTCTTGCCGGTCTGGATGCTGCTCCAGCCCCGCGACTACCTCTCGTCGTTCCTGCTGTACTCCGGCGTGGGCGGCGCGCTGCTGGCCGTGATCGTCGGGACGTTCGTCACGACCACCAGCCAACCGCTCGAGTTCCAGATCGACGCGTGGTACGGGCTGTTCGGCAGCGATAACGCGGCCTACGAGTTGATGCCGCTGTTCCCGCTGCTGTTCATCACGATCGCCTGCGGGACGATCAGCGGGTTCCACTCGCTGGTGTCCTCGGGGACCACCGCGAAGCAACTCGATAAGGAGACCGACGCGCGCCTGATCGGGTACGGCGGCATGCTCGGCGAAGGGCTGCTCGCGGCCGTCGCGCTCTGTACGATCGGCGTCGCCGGCATCGCCGGCGCCGGCGGAATCGGGACGGCGCTGCCGAACTTCGCGACCGGCGGGGGCGTGATCCTCACGGCCTTCGGCATTCCGGAGACCTACGGCGCGCCGTTCATGGCGCTGGTGCTTGCTAGCTTCCTCCTGACGAGCATGGACACGGCCGTTCGACTGAGCCGGTACATGGTCGAGGAGATCGTCGGGACGCCCGAGACGGCGATCGAGGGCTACGGCGCGAACCGCTACGTCAACACGACGTTCGTCGTCGGCTTCGCCTTCGTGCTGCTGGGCACGGGGAGTTGGGAGGACCTGTGGCTGCTGTTCGGCGGCGCGAACCAGCTGCTGGCCGCGCTCGCGCTGCTGACCGGGACTGTCTGGCTCGCCAACTGGGACCGGAGCAAGCAGCTGTACAGTACCGGCGCTCCGTTAGCCCTGATGGCCTTCATCACGGTGTGTGGCCTCCTGTGGGTCGCGTTCTACCAGGTGCTGTACAGCCGGCTCCTGTCGGGCGACCCTACGGTCTGGACCTGGATCGCCGGCGGCGGACAGATCGTCATTAACCTGACGCTGCTCGCGCTGGCGCTGGCGCTGCTCCGGATCGGTTACGGCAACATCTCGTCGATCCGCGGTATCGGCGACGAACCCGTCGCAGCCGACGGCGGCGACGCAGAACGGACTGACGACTAA